One window from the genome of Bradyrhizobium sp. 4 encodes:
- a CDS encoding sugar phosphate isomerase/epimerase, with product MSKQSLLILQSLWAMERRQPDGVERSIDQNIAMIQEAGFDGISTSCTDPARVALIARALAGSGLAVEGMCFPQTIDHLKAAIDLARRLDVVHLDVQPDIRLRRVADCVPLLEGWIRVAQDANMPIYFETHRNRMTTDLLFTLELMDQVPEMRMLADLSHVLLGREFWYPISDEDEAQVRQVLDRTWAFHGRVASREQIQIEITFPQHKIWLDLFLCWWKYGFKSWQRRAGADARLAFVCELGPQPYAITDRQGNDSTDRWKEALLLKSLVRNVFESVANDAPPSTGDRVAT from the coding sequence ATGTCGAAGCAGAGCTTGCTTATACTACAGTCCCTTTGGGCGATGGAACGGCGCCAGCCCGACGGGGTCGAACGTTCCATCGATCAGAACATAGCGATGATCCAAGAAGCCGGGTTCGACGGCATTAGCACCTCGTGCACCGATCCTGCGCGCGTCGCCCTGATTGCACGTGCCCTAGCCGGCTCGGGACTTGCAGTCGAGGGTATGTGCTTCCCGCAGACGATCGATCACCTGAAAGCTGCCATTGACCTTGCTCGGCGCCTCGATGTCGTGCATCTCGACGTCCAGCCTGACATTCGCCTGCGCCGTGTCGCCGACTGTGTCCCGCTGCTGGAAGGCTGGATCAGGGTGGCGCAAGATGCGAACATGCCGATCTACTTCGAGACGCATCGCAATAGGATGACGACAGATCTCCTGTTTACACTCGAGTTGATGGATCAGGTTCCCGAGATGCGCATGCTTGCTGATCTCTCGCACGTCCTATTGGGCCGCGAGTTTTGGTATCCGATCTCGGACGAAGACGAAGCGCAGGTGCGGCAGGTGCTCGACCGCACCTGGGCATTTCATGGCCGCGTTGCATCGCGCGAGCAGATACAAATTGAGATCACGTTCCCTCAGCACAAAATCTGGTTGGATCTGTTTCTCTGTTGGTGGAAGTATGGATTCAAGAGCTGGCAAAGGCGCGCTGGTGCGGATGCTCGTCTCGCTTTCGTCTGCGAACTTGGTCCGCAGCCTTATGCAATTACCGACCGACAAGGCAACGACAGCACAGATCGCTGGAAGGAAGCTCTCTTACTCAAATCCCTCGTGCGCAACGTGTTCGAGAGTGTGGCAAACGATGCGCCGCCTTCAACTGGCGATCGGGTGGCCACTTGA
- a CDS encoding Rieske 2Fe-2S domain-containing protein yields the protein MTSQGEWVAACATNALMPEETLRFDHGSCTFVVVCSPEGDYFAIDGHCSHEKVHLADGIVDGGIIECPKHFGTFDYRTGESRALPACVDLRSYEVKVENDTVFIKL from the coding sequence ATGACTAGCCAAGGAGAATGGGTTGCCGCCTGTGCTACCAATGCATTGATGCCCGAAGAGACCCTTCGCTTCGATCATGGTAGCTGCACGTTTGTAGTTGTTTGCTCTCCCGAGGGAGACTACTTCGCGATCGATGGCCACTGCTCCCACGAGAAAGTCCATTTAGCGGATGGCATCGTTGACGGCGGAATCATTGAGTGTCCCAAGCACTTCGGGACCTTCGATTACCGAACGGGCGAGTCGCGTGCTTTGCCCGCATGCGTCGACTTGCGCAGTTACGAGGTGAAGGTCGAGAACGACACCGTCTTCATCAAGCTCTAA
- a CDS encoding sterol desaturase family protein → MDDILYGARDKRGNWTPNKRPERAPIFVWPVQPKKVIRWLPGYFLPWNTLYFVISLVSWIYLTPALDTMREFRADWILLILLRNAGLTLLVYGSVHFILYIQRRQETNFKYNAKWPDTDNTAFMFGSQTAENVFWTMCSAVPVWTAYEAATWWLYANSYLPYVDFGQHPVYCAILVLVMPVWRELHFYLIHRLIHIGPLYHIVHKVHHKNVNPGPWSGLSMSPLEHIAYFSGVLIHFVVPSHPVHAMFQLMHAGLSAAKSHTGFDRVVVDDAKAVNTDNFYHYLHHKYFEVNYGERRIPLDEWFGTAHDGSPEADERMYKRIRAKKWARGS, encoded by the coding sequence ATGGATGACATCTTATACGGGGCGCGCGACAAACGCGGGAATTGGACACCGAACAAGAGGCCCGAACGCGCGCCGATTTTTGTCTGGCCAGTGCAACCGAAGAAAGTTATTCGTTGGTTGCCGGGGTACTTCTTGCCCTGGAATACCCTCTATTTCGTGATCTCGCTTGTATCGTGGATCTATCTGACACCCGCGCTTGATACGATGCGGGAATTCCGCGCTGACTGGATTTTGCTCATTCTGCTGCGCAACGCTGGGCTAACGCTCCTAGTCTATGGCAGCGTTCACTTCATCCTCTATATCCAACGGCGCCAGGAAACCAACTTCAAGTATAATGCAAAGTGGCCCGACACCGACAATACGGCCTTTATGTTCGGAAGCCAGACGGCTGAGAACGTGTTTTGGACCATGTGTAGCGCGGTGCCGGTATGGACCGCATACGAGGCGGCCACCTGGTGGCTCTACGCTAACAGCTATCTGCCGTACGTCGATTTCGGACAGCACCCGGTGTACTGCGCCATCCTCGTGTTGGTGATGCCGGTCTGGCGCGAGTTGCACTTCTATCTGATTCACCGGCTCATTCATATCGGGCCGCTGTACCACATCGTACACAAAGTACACCACAAGAACGTAAACCCGGGGCCGTGGTCGGGCTTGTCAATGTCTCCCCTTGAACACATCGCCTATTTTTCCGGCGTGCTGATCCATTTCGTCGTGCCCTCCCACCCGGTGCATGCAATGTTTCAGCTCATGCACGCAGGGTTGTCCGCCGCGAAGTCTCACACCGGTTTCGACCGGGTGGTCGTAGACGATGCGAAGGCCGTCAACACAGACAACTTCTATCACTACCTCCACCACAAGTATTTCGAAGTGAACTACGGTGAGCGTCGCATCCCGCTCGACGAGTGGTTCGGCACAGCTCACGACGGTTCTCCGGAAGCGGACGAGAGGATGTACAAACGCATAAGGGCCAAGAAGTGGGCGCGCGGCAGTTAG
- a CDS encoding 3-methyl-2-oxobutanoate hydroxymethyltransferase has protein sequence MPRIYDWAAREAERTVTVADLCAARDSGKRYTQVTAETADEAAAAEEAGVQMLVARARNVEAVRKGSKRLFVTAALGFADAVTRDDILRTALKALTDGADAVITARGMATVSMLAAEDIPVVGHLGLVPRKSTWVGKLRAFGKNADEALTLFHRFRRLEEAGAFAVECEVIPARVMAEIRRRTGLVTVSLGSGPDADVIVLFTEDICGGEGRRPRHARTYGNLQALQERVKEERVKALSAFRADVSANAFPGPQETSIIHDDEFAAFMSRLKQEGF, from the coding sequence ATGCCGCGGATTTACGATTGGGCCGCGCGCGAAGCTGAGCGCACGGTGACCGTAGCCGATCTGTGCGCGGCCCGAGACTCGGGCAAGCGCTACACTCAAGTCACCGCTGAGACGGCGGACGAGGCAGCAGCTGCGGAGGAAGCTGGTGTCCAGATGCTGGTTGCCCGCGCCCGTAACGTGGAGGCCGTGCGCAAGGGTTCGAAACGGCTTTTCGTCACTGCGGCGCTGGGCTTTGCCGATGCCGTAACCCGGGACGATATCCTACGCACCGCATTGAAGGCGCTGACGGACGGCGCCGATGCGGTGATCACGGCACGCGGCATGGCGACTGTCTCTATGCTCGCAGCCGAAGATATCCCGGTCGTGGGTCACCTGGGACTCGTTCCAAGGAAATCGACCTGGGTCGGAAAGCTTCGCGCTTTCGGCAAGAATGCCGATGAAGCCTTGACGCTTTTTCACCGCTTCCGCCGCCTCGAAGAGGCCGGCGCTTTTGCAGTCGAATGCGAGGTTATCCCCGCCAGAGTCATGGCAGAGATCCGTCGGCGAACCGGACTGGTGACGGTTTCGCTCGGCTCCGGACCTGATGCCGACGTGATCGTTCTCTTCACCGAGGACATATGTGGTGGCGAAGGCCGGCGGCCCCGGCACGCCCGGACCTATGGGAACCTGCAAGCGCTGCAAGAGCGTGTCAAGGAAGAGCGTGTGAAAGCCCTCAGTGCATTTCGCGCTGACGTCAGTGCGAATGCGTTTCCGGGGCCGCAGGAAACCTCGATTATCCACGACGACGAATTCGCCGCGTTTATGTCAAGGCTGAAGCAAGAGGGCTTTTGA
- a CDS encoding ribokinase, which produces MGKPKITVVGSFAVGLTIRAPNIPVFGVTMLGSSFDMGPGGKGSNQAVATARLGADSSLVAIIGKDKFADIATDLFKAEGVGTAHVKQIAESPTAVGFIILNERGENFIIMDYGATNAMDPAYVDRAESRIRESDVVMAVLEPPVEVAMRAMELGRKHGKKTVLNPAPAAPLPDEMFPLVDYLTPNESELRILLGLRPDDPRPSRELVEMLRKRGAANVIVTLGDRGVLIVTDTIDTAIPAAEVEVVDTTGAGDAFNSGFAVALAEGRDVIEAARFGVCCGALVCTKLGVIPGMATRRAVEEMYRTIFASA; this is translated from the coding sequence ATGGGTAAACCGAAAATCACCGTCGTTGGCAGCTTCGCAGTGGGACTTACCATTCGGGCTCCGAACATTCCCGTCTTTGGCGTCACAATGCTCGGCAGCAGTTTCGATATGGGGCCTGGCGGAAAGGGCTCAAACCAGGCGGTTGCGACCGCGCGGCTGGGGGCGGACTCCTCGCTGGTGGCCATCATCGGCAAAGACAAGTTCGCCGATATCGCAACCGATCTGTTCAAGGCCGAGGGCGTTGGTACAGCGCATGTCAAGCAGATCGCTGAAAGTCCGACGGCGGTGGGCTTCATCATTCTCAACGAGCGCGGTGAGAACTTCATCATCATGGACTATGGCGCAACCAACGCTATGGATCCGGCTTATGTAGATCGCGCCGAGAGCCGCATCCGGGAGAGCGACGTCGTCATGGCGGTGCTCGAACCCCCGGTCGAGGTAGCAATGCGAGCCATGGAGCTGGGCCGAAAACATGGCAAGAAAACTGTCCTTAATCCAGCTCCCGCCGCGCCGCTTCCTGATGAGATGTTCCCGCTAGTCGATTACCTGACGCCGAACGAGAGCGAACTTCGTATTCTGCTCGGTCTACGGCCGGACGATCCGCGCCCTTCGCGCGAGCTAGTGGAGATGCTGCGCAAGCGCGGCGCCGCCAATGTGATCGTAACCCTTGGCGACCGCGGCGTGCTCATTGTGACCGACACGATCGATACAGCCATCCCAGCCGCCGAGGTCGAAGTCGTGGACACGACTGGCGCTGGCGACGCGTTTAATTCCGGCTTCGCCGTGGCTCTGGCCGAAGGACGGGATGTGATCGAAGCCGCGCGGTTCGGGGTTTGCTGCGGCGCCCTGGTCTGCACCAAGCTCGGGGTCATTCCAGGCATGGCAACACGCAGAGCAGTCGAAGAAATGTATCGTACGATTTTCGCGTCGGCTTGA
- a CDS encoding AraC family ligand binding domain-containing protein: MDKARSDLYKTRMVKIPQRTFFPESHQYVLPDVAWTRCAFTVLRAGKVITAPDHHIARDSYPGQDILYCTAGRGFVSSEGRTLSVGRNQLMWIANETPHAHWPDESDPWTVLWVRIDGPNCAAIRRKVFGGGATLATILAPNNIDRWFEELFGVLRARDDNVDMALNHLVAELLHLIAAPSPKHGESRLPDPLRAIVSKMRQAPARSWHAEELASVTGLSAAQTRRLFQRYLQISPRRWLIRELVPVV; encoded by the coding sequence ATGGACAAAGCACGCTCTGATTTATATAAAACGCGCATGGTAAAAATACCGCAGCGCACATTTTTCCCTGAGAGCCATCAGTATGTCCTTCCTGATGTCGCCTGGACTCGCTGCGCCTTTACGGTGCTGAGGGCTGGTAAAGTCATCACTGCCCCTGACCATCACATCGCGCGAGATAGCTATCCGGGCCAGGACATTCTCTACTGCACAGCGGGTCGTGGCTTCGTATCGAGTGAGGGACGGACATTGAGTGTTGGGCGCAATCAGTTGATGTGGATCGCCAACGAGACACCGCATGCGCACTGGCCCGACGAGAGCGATCCCTGGACCGTTCTATGGGTACGGATCGACGGACCAAACTGTGCAGCCATTCGGCGAAAGGTGTTCGGCGGTGGTGCAACCCTCGCAACAATATTGGCGCCGAACAACATCGACCGGTGGTTCGAAGAGCTGTTTGGTGTCTTGCGCGCTCGAGATGATAACGTCGATATGGCCCTCAATCACCTTGTGGCAGAACTGCTGCACCTCATAGCAGCGCCTTCACCCAAGCACGGTGAGTCTCGTCTTCCAGACCCATTGCGCGCCATCGTCTCAAAGATGCGGCAGGCTCCAGCGCGATCCTGGCATGCCGAGGAACTGGCCTCCGTCACCGGGCTCAGTGCCGCGCAAACGCGGCGGCTATTCCAAAGGTATCTACAGATCAGTCCGCGGCGCTGGCTGATCCGAGAGCTGGTCCCGGTTGTCTGA
- a CDS encoding IS3 family transposase (programmed frameshift), with protein sequence MTRRARRNHTPAFKAKVALAAVKGDRTIAQLAEHFDVHPNQITAWKAQLEGGASGVFGPGGAAPAVPAIDVKSLHAKIGELTLENGFFRRSAHQGGIAERKAMIDREHDLSITRQAEVLKISRSSVYYLPRPVPPDDLATMRQLDRLHLEFPFAGSRMLRGLLAAEGCKVGRRHVKTLMRRMGIEALYRRPRTTKPEPGHKIYPYLLRGVEITRPNQVWAMDITYIPMARGFVYLAVVLDWATRRVLSWRLSITMEAAFCVETLEDALARHGRPEIFNTDQGSQFTGSAFTGALATNGIAISMDGKGAWRDNVFVERLWRSVKYEEVYLRAYDSVSDARASIGRYLDFYNSRRPHSSLDGGTPDQAYFNPLPIRMAA encoded by the exons ATGACGAGACGCGCACGCCGGAACCACACACCGGCTTTCAAGGCGAAGGTGGCGCTGGCCGCTGTCAAGGGCGACCGAACGATAGCTCAACTGGCCGAGCACTTTGACGTTCACCCCAATCAGATTACGGCATGGAAAGCCCAGCTGGAGGGTGGAGCTTCCGGAGTTTTTGGACCTGGCGGCGCCGCGCCCGCCGTGCCTGCGATCGACGTGAAGTCGCTGCACGCCAAGATCGGAGAACTGACGCTGGAGAACG GATTTTTTAGAAGGAGCGCTCACCAAGGCGGGATTGCTGAGCGCAAAGCGATGATCGACCGTGAGCACGATCTGTCGATCACCAGGCAGGCGGAAGTTTTGAAGATCAGCCGTAGCAGCGTCTATTATCTGCCGCGCCCAGTGCCGCCCGACGATCTCGCGACAATGCGACAGCTTGATCGGCTACATCTGGAGTTTCCTTTCGCCGGTTCGCGAATGTTGCGAGGCCTGCTGGCTGCCGAGGGGTGCAAGGTCGGCCGCCGGCATGTCAAAACGCTCATGCGGCGGATGGGGATAGAGGCGCTGTACCGTCGTCCGCGCACCACCAAACCTGAGCCCGGGCACAAGATCTATCCGTATCTGCTGCGCGGCGTGGAGATCACGCGCCCGAACCAGGTCTGGGCAATGGATATCACCTACATCCCGATGGCGCGCGGCTTCGTGTATCTCGCTGTCGTGCTGGACTGGGCGACCCGCCGGGTTCTGTCGTGGCGGCTCTCGATCACGATGGAGGCGGCGTTCTGCGTCGAGACACTGGAGGACGCTTTGGCGCGTCACGGCAGGCCTGAAATCTTCAACACGGATCAGGGCTCGCAGTTCACCGGCTCGGCCTTCACCGGCGCGCTCGCCACCAACGGCATCGCCATCAGCATGGACGGTAAAGGAGCTTGGCGGGACAACGTGTTCGTCGAGCGACTGTGGCGCAGCGTCAAATACGAGGAGGTTTACTTGCGGGCCTACGACAGCGTGTCCGATGCCCGCGCCTCGATCGGCCGATACCTCGACTTTTACAATAGCCGACGTCCTCACTCGAGCCTTGACGGCGGCACACCGGATCAAGCCTACTTCAACCCGCTGCCAATCCGCATGGCGGCCTAA
- a CDS encoding AraC family transcriptional regulator: MAQKLLLETDAGLDAIAERCGFCDVYHFSREFKRSTGTAPHTWRRAEGN; this comes from the coding sequence ATGGCGCAAAAGTTACTTTTGGAAACTGACGCGGGGCTCGATGCTATCGCCGAACGCTGCGGTTTCTGCGACGTCTATCACTTCAGTCGTGAATTTAAGCGCAGCACTGGCACGGCCCCCCATACTTGGCGGCGCGCCGAAGGGAACTGA
- a CDS encoding amidase, translating to MSVALPTPTQLRSIAEQCGLSLTDEDVASFRGLMQGSLEAYNLVAAMPDELPVVKYPRTPGYRPSPEENPRNAWYRKSTVKGAASGKLKGKTVALKDNIMLAGVPMMNGSATLEGYVPDFDATIVTRMLDAGAEIAGKVHCEAFCLSGGSHTNATGPVHNPHRMGYSAGGSSSGSGVVVALGEVDMAIGGDQGGSIRMPSSFCGTYGMKPTWGLVPYTGIMPIEVFIDHTGPITATVADNALLLEVIAGDDGYDSRIKAPKVDEYTKALGAGIKGMKIGILKEGFEQPSAEAAVNESVREAAKRFKDLGATVETVSIPMHLLGAAIWTPIGTEGAVQTMMFGDGYGLSRGDLYPTSLMDFHRGWRRQADSLSETNKLFLLLGTYINNTFGSRFYGKAVNISRRLAATYDKALETYDLLLMPTTPMKATPLPPAGASREDYFTRAIEMFTNTAPFDITHHPAMSLPCGMVDGLPVGLMLVGRYFEESTVYRAAHAFEQMGDWKKM from the coding sequence ATGTCAGTCGCCCTTCCCACGCCAACCCAGCTTCGTAGCATCGCCGAACAGTGTGGTCTCTCACTGACCGATGAGGACGTTGCCTCGTTCCGAGGCCTGATGCAGGGCTCGCTCGAAGCGTACAATCTCGTCGCTGCAATGCCCGACGAATTGCCGGTGGTCAAATATCCACGCACTCCGGGCTATCGGCCGTCACCGGAGGAGAACCCGCGCAACGCCTGGTACCGCAAGTCGACGGTGAAGGGCGCGGCGAGCGGCAAGCTCAAGGGCAAGACGGTGGCCCTGAAGGACAACATCATGCTGGCCGGGGTGCCCATGATGAATGGGTCGGCCACCCTCGAAGGCTACGTACCCGACTTCGACGCCACCATCGTTACGCGCATGCTCGATGCTGGTGCCGAGATTGCCGGCAAGGTTCACTGCGAGGCCTTCTGTCTCTCGGGTGGCAGCCACACCAATGCGACCGGTCCGGTGCATAATCCACACAGGATGGGCTATTCGGCCGGCGGTTCTTCCTCGGGAAGCGGGGTTGTGGTCGCGCTCGGCGAGGTCGACATGGCGATCGGGGGCGACCAGGGGGGCTCGATCCGCATGCCATCCTCGTTTTGCGGCACATACGGTATGAAGCCGACCTGGGGTCTCGTTCCCTACACGGGCATCATGCCGATCGAGGTCTTTATTGATCACACCGGACCGATCACGGCAACAGTGGCCGATAACGCGCTGCTGCTCGAGGTGATCGCCGGTGACGACGGCTACGATTCGCGCATCAAGGCACCAAAGGTTGACGAATACACCAAGGCCTTGGGTGCAGGCATCAAAGGGATGAAGATCGGCATCCTTAAGGAAGGTTTCGAGCAGCCGTCCGCGGAGGCTGCGGTCAATGAAAGCGTACGCGAGGCAGCCAAGCGCTTTAAAGATCTCGGTGCGACTGTTGAGACCGTCTCCATTCCGATGCATCTCCTGGGGGCGGCGATCTGGACCCCGATCGGAACCGAGGGCGCCGTCCAGACCATGATGTTCGGCGACGGCTATGGTCTCAGCCGAGGCGATCTCTACCCGACCTCCCTGATGGATTTCCATCGCGGGTGGCGGCGGCAGGCAGACTCGTTGTCCGAGACGAACAAGCTGTTCCTGTTGCTCGGCACGTACATCAACAACACTTTTGGTTCCAGGTTTTACGGCAAGGCCGTCAATATTTCTCGCCGCCTCGCTGCAACATACGACAAGGCTCTGGAGACCTATGACCTTCTACTCATGCCGACGACGCCGATGAAGGCAACGCCGCTGCCGCCTGCCGGCGCCAGTCGCGAAGACTATTTCACGCGCGCCATCGAGATGTTCACCAATACCGCGCCATTCGACATTACGCATCATCCAGCCATGTCACTGCCCTGCGGAATGGTCGACGGCCTACCAGTGGGCCTGATGCTGGTCGGTCGTTACTTCGAGGAATCCACCGTCTACCGCGCCGCCCATGCTTTCGAACAGATGGGCGACTGGAAGAAGATGTGA
- a CDS encoding branched-chain amino acid ABC transporter permease: MTNAFMAAFDILSFGAIMVLIVLGLGVIASMMGIFNFAQGEFVLLGAYITYLAYSHGLPVWVGMAAAPILVGLLGFVLEALIIRRFYAAPIVAMLGTYALGLIIRETVRGLIGGFYLTVPEPIGGSIAIATMHISAWRFAILVITGLVMGACYLLLSRTSFGLRVRATLENPALARASGVSTTFIYGATFAFGAALAGLAGALIVPVFDLFADLGIRFLIQGFVAVMVGGVGSFIGPVAGAGVIGALTAALPWAVAPVVADVLVFVLAICFIKFRPQGLIAQRGV, encoded by the coding sequence ATGACTAACGCATTCATGGCGGCATTCGACATTCTGAGCTTCGGCGCGATCATGGTCCTGATCGTACTGGGCCTCGGAGTCATAGCGAGCATGATGGGCATCTTCAATTTTGCCCAAGGCGAGTTCGTGTTGCTCGGTGCCTATATTACGTATCTCGCCTATAGCCATGGTCTCCCCGTTTGGGTCGGTATGGCGGCCGCACCGATCCTCGTCGGATTGCTGGGTTTTGTACTCGAAGCACTCATTATCCGCCGCTTCTATGCGGCACCGATCGTGGCGATGCTCGGCACCTATGCCCTCGGTCTTATCATCCGAGAAACGGTGCGGGGCCTGATTGGCGGCTTCTATCTGACGGTTCCGGAGCCGATTGGCGGATCTATCGCTATCGCCACGATGCACATCTCGGCCTGGCGCTTCGCGATACTCGTGATCACGGGTTTGGTGATGGGGGCCTGCTATCTGCTCCTGTCGCGCACAAGCTTCGGCCTGCGCGTTCGGGCGACGCTGGAAAATCCAGCGCTGGCGCGCGCCTCTGGCGTTTCGACGACGTTCATCTATGGCGCCACCTTTGCTTTCGGCGCAGCGTTAGCGGGGCTCGCCGGTGCGCTTATCGTGCCGGTTTTCGATCTATTTGCCGATCTCGGAATTCGTTTTCTGATCCAGGGATTTGTTGCCGTCATGGTCGGTGGCGTCGGCTCCTTCATCGGACCGGTGGCAGGGGCTGGCGTAATCGGCGCTCTTACCGCGGCGCTACCTTGGGCAGTGGCACCGGTAGTCGCCGACGTGCTCGTCTTCGTGCTTGCCATCTGTTTCATCAAGTTCCGCCCGCAAGGCCTCATCGCGCAAAGGGGAGTGTAG
- a CDS encoding substrate-binding protein → MIADRVQLTRRRFLSNFAFTAGAIATGASSWVIRPDWANAAEGPIKVGIAIDLTGPIGFAGKADANVARMVIKEINNSGGLLGRPLELYIEDTASNESVAVGNVRKLIQRDKVDMVLGGLASSMRNAIKDVIVSRGKTLYIYPQFYEGQECTPYLFCTGATPAQQCDTFIPWLIKNGGKRFALPGSNYIWPRNLNAYARKLIEANGGEVVFEEYYPLDQVDFSATVHGIISNKVDTVFNTVIPPGVGPLFKQLYEAGYLKNGGRLAAVNEDENYLSLHPVNEMEGLASCLDYYKAVAKDDPVSARIQAAYEKDYPGDSLFAASSAAPSTYRGLKLWEAAVKEAGKVDRESVAATLDHAKIAEGPGGPAEMVPGKRHCKMNMYTAVCKSGKFEIVERSNGLVDPREC, encoded by the coding sequence ATGATTGCTGATCGCGTCCAACTCACACGTCGTCGTTTCCTTTCGAACTTCGCTTTCACGGCTGGTGCGATCGCCACAGGAGCCAGCAGTTGGGTGATCCGCCCCGACTGGGCCAATGCGGCCGAAGGCCCCATCAAGGTCGGCATCGCGATCGATCTCACCGGCCCAATCGGCTTTGCCGGAAAGGCGGATGCCAACGTCGCCAGAATGGTGATCAAGGAAATCAACAATTCCGGCGGACTTTTGGGCCGGCCGCTCGAGCTTTATATCGAAGACACCGCCTCTAATGAATCGGTGGCGGTGGGCAATGTGCGCAAGCTGATCCAGCGCGACAAGGTGGACATGGTCCTCGGCGGCCTCGCGAGCTCGATGCGCAACGCGATCAAGGATGTAATCGTATCACGGGGCAAGACGCTCTATATTTATCCACAATTCTATGAAGGTCAGGAATGCACACCATACCTGTTCTGCACCGGCGCCACACCGGCGCAGCAATGCGACACATTTATCCCTTGGCTGATCAAAAACGGCGGCAAGAGGTTTGCCCTTCCAGGTTCTAACTATATCTGGCCGCGCAATCTGAATGCATACGCCCGTAAGTTAATTGAAGCAAACGGCGGCGAGGTCGTGTTCGAGGAGTATTATCCTCTCGACCAGGTCGATTTCTCCGCTACTGTCCACGGGATTATCTCTAACAAGGTCGACACTGTCTTCAACACTGTCATCCCACCCGGTGTCGGCCCCTTATTCAAGCAGCTCTATGAAGCGGGCTATCTCAAGAACGGCGGACGGCTTGCTGCCGTGAATGAGGATGAGAATTATCTTAGCCTTCATCCGGTCAATGAGATGGAAGGGCTTGCGAGTTGCCTCGACTATTACAAAGCAGTCGCCAAAGATGATCCCGTCTCCGCCAGAATTCAGGCGGCCTATGAAAAGGACTATCCTGGAGATTCCCTGTTTGCCGCGAGCAGTGCCGCGCCCAGCACCTATCGCGGTCTGAAACTTTGGGAGGCCGCGGTCAAGGAAGCCGGGAAGGTCGATCGCGAGTCGGTGGCTGCGACGCTCGATCATGCAAAGATCGCGGAAGGTCCGGGCGGACCCGCCGAGATGGTGCCGGGCAAGCGGCACTGTAAGATGAACATGTACACGGCGGTGTGCAAAAGCGGGAAGTTTGAAATCGTGGAACGTAGCAATGGGCTTGTTGATCCCAGGGAATGCTGA